A region of Diospyros lotus cultivar Yz01 chromosome 3, ASM1463336v1, whole genome shotgun sequence DNA encodes the following proteins:
- the LOC127796606 gene encoding zinc finger protein 5-like translates to MEKPASNLFSPTCTDGDNESTSKSCAEKKLRLFGFELDPSRNAETSLKGSMEGDESVNSSTTVSSETDNFAKEKRSAGEPEDKKFECQYCFKEFANSQALGGHQNAHKKERMKKKRLQLQARKASINYYLQPFQNSHSFSYHGSTPLFPDPSSYAPDFTNYYEESQISFGHLDQDTHLKESQVSNWHPSPAHIPLQQDSCRFTLTYTDRSWESQPVIFRPSALPVSKKLCKTLDLQLGLSLHSST, encoded by the coding sequence ATGGAGAAACCTGCCTCTAATCTTTTCTCTCCAACATGTACTGATGGAGATAATGAATCCACTTCCAAATCCTGTGCTGAAAAGAAGCTCAGGCTGTTCGGATTCGAGCTTGATCCATCTAGGAATGCTGAGACCTCTCTGAAAGGCTCCATGGAAGgtgatgaaagtgtgaattctTCAACCACAGTATCCTCAGAAACTGACAACTTTGCCAAGGAGAAGAGATCAGCAGGTGAACCAGAGGACAAGAAGTTTGAGTGCCAATATTGTTTCAAGGAGTTTGCTAACTCACAAGCATTGGGTGGCCATCAAAATGCACACAAGAAggaaagaatgaagaagaagaggctgCAGCTTCAAGCAAGAAAGGCCAGCATCAACTATTATCTCCAGCCTTTCCAAAACAGCCATAGTTTCAGCTACCATGGCTCAACTCCATTGTTTCCTGATCCATCTAGCTATGCTCCTGATTTTACAAATTACTATGAAGAGTCCCAAATCAGTTTTGGTCACCTTGATCAAGATACCCATCTAAAAGAGTCCCAAGTATCAAATTGGCATCCCTCTCCTGCCCACATACCATTACAGCAGGATTCTTGTAGGTTTACCCTAACGTATACTGATCGATCATGGGAGAGCCAGCCTGTAATATTCAGGCCTTCGGCCTTGCCTGTTTCGAAGAAACTCTGTAAAACTTTAGATCTTCAGTTGGGACTGAGCCTGCACTCCAGCACCTGA